The Neovison vison isolate M4711 chromosome 13, ASM_NN_V1, whole genome shotgun sequence genome includes a region encoding these proteins:
- the SERPINA4 gene encoding kallistatin, with the protein MHLADLLPFLLAGLLVLCHGQVNPERYRQDHTGIPHQEASSTGEGSPSLKIAPGNTAFALHFYHLMASQSPGSNIFFSPLSISASYAMLSLGARSHSQTQILEGLGFNLTELSEQDIHRGFQHLLHTLHLPGNGLEMHMGNALFLSQDLPILPGFLNDSMAFYESKLFLTDFHNSVGTTQLINDHVKEETQGKIVDLVSHLSTDITMVLVNYIYFKALWEKPFVPSMTTTQDFHVDENTVVKVPMMLQDTQHHWYLHDRFLPCSVLRMDYQGNMVAFFILPDQGKMAHVEEVLTPEMLTRWNNLLQKRYFYKKLELHFPKFSISGSYQLDQILPKMGFMDLFSKEVDLSGITEEQRLQVSKSFHKAILEVDEVGTQAAAATGSFVTFLSARHNRRVLRFNRPFLVVIFSTNTQSIVFLGKVVNPTKP; encoded by the exons ATGCATCTTGCCGATCTCCTGCCCTTCCTTCTGGCCGGACTGTTGGTCCTTTGTCATGGTCAAGTGAACCCTGAGCGCTATCGCCAGGATCATACGGGCATCCCCCATCAGGAGGCTTCAAGCACAGGTGAGGGCTCCCCCAGCCTCAAGATTGCCCCAGGCAATACAGCCTTTGCTCTCCATTTCTACCACCTGATGgcttcccaaagtcctgggagcAACATCTtcttctccccactgagcatctCTGCCTCCTATGCCATGCTGTCCCTGGGGGCCCGCTCCCACAGCCAGACCCAGATCCTTGAGGGTCTGGGCTTCAACCTTACGGAGCTGTCTGAGCAGGACATCCACCGGGGCTTCCAGCACCTCCTGCACACTCTTCACCTCCCGGGCAACGGGCTGGAGATGCACATGGGCAACGCCCTGTTCCTGAGCCAGGACCTGCCGATCCTTCCGGGATTTCTTAATGACAGCATGGCCTTCTATGAATCCAAACTCTTCCTCACTGACTTCCACAATTCTGTGGGTACGACCCAGCTCATCAATGACCACGTCAAAGAGGAAACTCAAGGAAAGATTGTGGATTTGGTCAGCCACCTGAGCACGGACATCACAATGGTGCTGGTGAATTACATTTACTTCAAAG CTCTGTGGGAGAAACCATTTGTTCCCTCGATGACCACTACCCAAGACTTCCACGTCGATGAGAATACTGTCGTCAAGGTACCTATGATGCTGCAGGACACACAGCATCACTGGTATCTTCATGACCGATTCTTGCCCTGCTCGGTGCTGCGGATGGATTACCAAGGAAACATGGTGGCCTTTTTCATCCTTCCGGACCAAGGGAAAATGGCTCATGTGGAGGAGGTCTTGACTCCAGAGATGCTAACAAGGTGGAACAACTTGCTTCAGAAGAG GTATTTTTATAAGAAGCTTGAGCTACATTTCCCCAAGTTCTCCATTTCTGGCTCCTATCAGTTAGATCAGATTTTGCCGAAGATGGGCTTCATGGACCTGTTCTCAAAGGAGGTTGACCTCTCTGGCATCACTGAAGAGCAGAGACTGCAGGTGTCCAAG AGTTTTCACAAAGCCATTCTGGAGGTGGATGAGGTTGGCACCCAGGCAGCAGCGGCCACTGGCAGCTTTGTGACCTTTCTGTCTGCCCGGCACAATCGCAGAGTCCTTCGGTTCAACCGGCCCTTCCTCGTGGTGATCTTTTCCACCAATACCCAGAGCATCGTCTTCCTGGGCAAGGTTGTCAACCCCACGAAACCATAG